The Sorex araneus isolate mSorAra2 chromosome X, mSorAra2.pri, whole genome shotgun sequence DNA segment aaggaaaaaaaaataggccaCATAAGAGGGTGACTGGCACTGTATGTTGTGGGAATAGAGGGCTTGGTAGGATGCAGGAGATTAGTAAGTATAgctagtgtttttttaaaatcatgttaaaGCCTGTAATGCAGAGCAGTTCACCAAATACATACTCACTGTTTAGACCTTTCCTACCAATCACAAGTGTGTGCACCACAAGTGATATTGAAGAGCAGCAGGTAGGTGTGATGAAGCTGCTTTTGGTTCAAAGGGTCCTATTCTTCCCTGCTCAGCTGACTTGGAGCTAGATGAAGTGGAAGACTTCATTGGGGAACTTATGACCAATGAATTTGATACAATTGTGGAAGATGGGAGTCTGACCCAGGTGAGCTATAACTGCCATCCCCTTGCCTGTAGTCTTTCTTTTCTCTGGTCTGAATCAAGACTCTTGACTTTAATCATTCTTTCCCTGAGTCCTGTGAAAGAACATTCTATAGTCATAGTTACAGGAAAATATGGTCTTCCCAGGCCTTTCCAAACTTTACCTCTTCTCACCATGTAGGTCAGTTCCACACTCCCATCCAATGACAGGTCGAGTTTGATGCATTGCCACCCCTCTCCCAGTTAAGATTACTCTCCCTTCTGGATATTGCCTTCCCACTTATATCatccttatttaaaaattcagttctATTACCTTCCCTTCTAGAGGGATATTTATATGTAAGTGCTTCAAGCTCTTACCCGAGCCCTTCTTAAGTGGTCGCTTCACTAGTGAACTCTTTCTGTAAGCATTTGTTCCCCCTTCCCAACTTCTTGCTGCAAATATGAAGGTTCTCTGGAAAATCTTAGCTGGTTTTCTTAATAGGTGAGTCAGCAGCTGCAGACAATGTTCCATTACTTCCAGAAGGGTGATGGGGCTGCTCTGAGGGACATGGTCTCTCACATCATCCAAAGAAAATGCAGGGTCAGAGCCACCACACTTACAGCAGCCAAAGACGACGATAATGACGTGGACAGCGTGGAGGAGATGGAGGTGAGGGGGGTGCCCTTGGGCCATGGGTGGCAGTATTTTCAGTGTACTGGGAGATTCTTTAGTTTAATATAGAAGtaatgggtggtggtggtggtggtggttataTTACAGAGAGGTGACTCCTACACTAACACAACTAGCAACTAATCCTGGTGAAGCTGGGAGAAGATGAACCAGccatagcacaagggttaagcaCTTgtattgcacacagcagactccaATTCGATGCTCAGCATTGTAtattggtccactgagcaccttcagggatcactccaaagcacagagccataaatagCACTaagcactgctagctgtggccccaaaacaaaaaagtccccAAATACTGGGAGGAGATTGGTCTCCAGTGTCTGTAGTTAAGAAGTGTTATgtttagctctctctctctctttgctatTTCTCCTCCAGGTCACAACTACCAGTAATGGAGAAGCTACAAATGGGTTATGTTCCCAGCCTGACTCCTCCAGACCAGACTTTGAGAGTATTAAGGAAGAAGATATAGTGGAGGATGGCTGGACTATTGTACGAAGAAAGAAATGAGTGGAACTGGAAATGGTTTGGGCTCTTATTTTCTGGTAGTATTGGGATAGTGAGAGTTGGGGGAGGGTAATAGTTCTCTGAACTTGTTATTCTATTCACAGTGTCTCCCCATTTCCCTATCTAACCCCTCTCCAGGGGAAGGAGAGTTCTTGGGATTGTGGTCTCAGGGTCATGAGGCATGGTTTTCCAGCACAGTAACTCTTGGGTATAATCATTGTCAAGTGGGAGAGGGTATTACTGGAAAAGCTCAAAGCTGGGTGGCAGGTGTGTGGAATTGCAAAGGAAGAGGACTAGCAGGAGAACCAATATCACGAGCACGGCAACAGATTGGTTAAGGATGTGAATGTGATATTAACTGTGGAATCTCTATATTTTATCCTTTCCCCCATACATATCCACACAGCAACTCATTATCCCTTCCCAGAACTTGTAACCTGCTGAACACTCCTTTTCTTCAGTCCAATATCCAGTAATGAGTTCCTTCAGGACATCTAAGACCTTAGCTCGGTTGGAAGTCTGTTTCTTCCCCTCTATTTCCAAACTCTTCATCTCATCCTACCTGTTTCTAGAGATAAGGCTTAAGATTTCAATAAATAATGCACTCTGGTTTCATCTGTGACCTGACCTTTGTGTAGCCTTAGAATCAGCCTTCAGGGAGCTATGCTTCAGAGTTCAGTAAGGAAACAGTTTCTGGGCAACCCATAGGGTCTGGTACTTTGGACATAAAACAAATGGACAAATGGAGCATAGAAGCACTTTGAAAGTTTCCATAAGCCTGAAACAaactgtattttttctttaaaaaaaaacacaaaagtatccattgtgctcccccaccccacccttgttCCCCTGTCCTGCCCATTGGCCCTGCCATGGGTTTGGAGGATAAAATACTGGGTAGCCTTGGGGCTGGATAGAAGCTGTAAGCAATGGGAGGGGCAGGGATGGGCCAGGGCCATGGGTCAATGGCAAAAGCTGGCACTTGAATCCAGGTTTCTGGCCTCCATTGCTTTGAGGGGAATTAGAAGCAGGAATCTGTAGGGTATTGAGGATAGGGGGAAATGGCCTAATTCAGGCAGGTCTAGTAATAGCTCCCACCATTTCTGGAtatgtgagttaaaaaaaattaatatcactgtagtaatacttttttaaaagcccACATTTTGTGAAAAGATGAGTTAAAAAACCCAGACCCAGCATTCAGAATTGAAAGTGCCCATGATGGGAATTCAAGTATTGACTGAGTTGGGAGTGAGGGGTCGGGGCCCCCAGTTGGACATGGGCAGTTAGAATGTGGGGTATGGGGGCCCAAGTTACCCCCAAGCCCTTTAGATTTTATCTCGGGTTCGGGGGACATCAGGGGGTTCAACAGTGGCTCCTGAAGCTGCCACTGATGCCTCCTCCATTTCCCTGTCCTCAGACAGTGTGGGCCCTGGGCAGAACGTATCTCCACGGCCTGCCCGGCCCAACACTGCCATCCAGCGCCGCTGCAGCTCTTCTGTCTCAGGACTGAAGTACCAGCTTAAATGGCTCTGGGTGATCTTGAAGACATGCCTTCTGTCAGGCCGCTCTCCTGCCTCAGGAGGCCCCACTTCAAAGCCGATGAGGGGCAGGCTGCGCTGAGCTTTCACATCCtagagaacagacaactggtgtTACCTTAGGTCTGGGCTTCTCATGATTTTGCATCTCTTCCTCTCTTCACTATTTTCAAGAACCTTCCCTGGCTCACTTATTATGAAAATGTATGAACTGAAAATGTCAGCCTGCTAGAATGAAGACTAATTCAGTAACTATTTCTCACACACCCAAAAATGACTGAGCGGCTAGTCTCTTAACTTATACCAAAAAAGGTATTCAGCCCTTTCTTTTTAGCTAATTGCCCCTGTTTGTATATTCTTCCCCATTACAGACTGGATCTAGTAGTACCCATATTCAAGTAGACTGGATACTTGCCCTCCCTTTTATTCCGGCTACTTTAATATGTTAACTCACAATTACACAATTACTCCATATCTCTAGCCGGTCTTTGCTCACAAGTGTGGGGGTTTTATAATTTAGGCTCACCCTGTCCGAGGTAGGGGTGAAGGGGGAGGAGGGCCACTTGGTTTTGCCAGACCCAAAGGAGTAGGATGCACACCTGAGGGGCCCCATAGATGTACAGCACCAAGGGTTCATTCTCAGGGACCACAAACCAGGCCTTGTGCCAGCCTTTCCCGCCCTTCTCCATGTAGTGCAGGAAGCTGCAGATGACGCTGTTCTCCGCAGCTACTGAGGCCTGTTTCTGTAGCAGAGATATGAGGGGCATCAATGTTAGTAGAAGTCCCAGCCTGGCTTTTCTTGGCTTGAACATGTCCTCAGCATATATTGCCATTCCTGTTTCTCAGATGATGCTGGAACCCAGGTGGCAGGTGTGATTTTTGCCAGTGCCACTCAGTGAATCAGCTGAGATTCAAAGTTGGCTTTGACTGGCTCCTGCCTATAAGAGGTGGTAGAAAGTATGTGCAGTTCTTAGTAAATGCTAGTGGAGAATTCTTCCATCAATCTGTTTCTTAAGCCAATTATACATTTATATCTCACCTTTTCCAAATTTGATCACAAATCATTCTGTACACAGAATAAGAGGCAATGTAGCATTGTGGTTAAAAGTTGGCACTTTTAATCACAGGagtgagcatagaaccagaaataagccctaagcactgtcaggtgtttcccaacccccacctctcAAAAATCCCCCAAATTTAGCTTGGATGAAGACTAATCTCTCAATATAAGAACTGTGGTCTTatgtttttcatttctacttttcttcATTGTACGTATTCTGCTTTGtaaaaatgataatttcttaATTGGAGCTTAGGAAATAGCATGAATTGCTAGAGCTTGTCTGGCATGTGGAGTCCCCAACTTCATTTTAGGGTCTCCAGAGCATGCTTTTTGTAGCTTTAGGGGACTGCAAGCACTGTAGGATAGCCCTGTTGAACTCCAATATGTTGGGCCTGATCTAATATCAccagacctgagcactgaactgtcaggCCCACATACTTGGGCCAACTGTCGCTGGGAGTGGTCCCGTGAGTGCTGTTTGGGAACTCacctaaaaattataatttgaatttttttttaattccaggtcTGGCACTCATTGGTTGTGTAACTTAGTCAAATAAATTCTCTTCGCcttagttttcttatttgtaaaatgggaAAAGTAATAGATCAGTTACTGTGTAGATTAAACATCTAAATATGCTTAAATAAAAcgtgttattttttattcacaCTCATTTTACTCTACGCCTGGATTTAGTGAATATACTTGGTACCTTGTTTCAGGGATGCCTAGCCCTCAGTCACACTCTGTGACTGCCTGGGGCTCACGGAACTGGTGTAGAACAGTTAGTCCCAGGCCTGGTTCTTACCTCCAGAATGGACCTCCGTCTTTGGGGTGTATGCTGACTACAGGCTGGACTGCTCCCAGATACCCCATGCAGTGCTATGTAGCAGTCAGTACACACACGGTTAGAACGGTTGTTGTCATAGATGAGGCGGGCACGGAACTCAGAGCACTTTCCACAAACTACCTGGGGTGGCACATAGGCAAGAACAGATTTCAGTGGGTCTCCCCCAAAAGAGTACCAGCTTCCACAATCTTCTTACAGCGAGCCCCCACTCTGGAGAGTAGCTGCCAATCTGTCCCCTCCCGAGTTCTACTTCTGCCTCCCAATACTCACATGCCCACAGGCTTTGCAGTGGTGCCTGCGTTTGGTGATGGAATTGAATGGCTCCTGGCAGCGCATGCACATGGTGACTTCCTTTTCTCGTATGGGTGTAGGTGCCCGCTTTCCAAGATCCACATTCTGGAGAAAGGATCAGGTCTCATGTAAGAAACCACTATTTCCCAGCCCAGTACAGCTAACTAAAAGACAGGATCATCATGGGGGTGGGGATTGGCCACATATCAGAGACATTCAGAAAACCTGCCTTTGAGTTGTGGCTCTGCCCTAGATCACTGTGCTAGTGAAGACAACTCTGTTCTCTCTGGACCTTGCTTTCCCCGGTGATTTCTCTGCCACCCTACCAACAGAAGACTTCTCTGAGGTCATGCACTGTCTGTCTTATCTTTATTCtctgggaagaggagaggagcaTCCCAAGTAAGGTGACAAGGCATGGAAGGGCAGAAGAGTTTGTAGACTCTTACTGGAGAATTAGGGGGTGTATCTTCATCTTCTCTGTTAGTTGAGTTCAACAGTTTGAATGTTTCTAGTGTCTGTTCATGCTTTAGGAGGGTAGAGTTGATTGCCTGGGGAGGAGGTGTGAGAAATGAGAGATTAGACGGTCCCACCTGCCACAATTTCCACCCTTACCTCACCTTTCTACAACTAACTTAGAGTCAGAAAAGTTCAGTTCCTTTATTTGTAGAACAGAGGAGGCTAAGTTGTGACCAGAAAACCTCAGAAGGCTTTCCTGGCCACTCCCTgggcctagggctggagcaatagcacagcaggtagggcggttcccttgcacgctgccgacccagattccatttttccgtccctctcagagagcccagcaaaatACCGAAtatccctcatggcagagcctggcaagctccccatggcgtattcgatatgccaaaaactgccaaaaacagtaacaacaagtatcacaatggagacgttcctggtgcccactcaagcaaatcgatgaacaacaggatgacagtgctacagtgcctaggCTTAAGATTTCATGACTTAGCTCACTAGGATCACCTCTCGGAGGAACCAGCTTTCCAAAGGAATTACATGTATCTGCTTAACCTCTGGACCCCAATTTTCTTAGTAgtaaaacaggatgaaaacgttTGTTAAAAAGCAGATATATAGGCCCATTCTGGTTGTGGGTTTTATAGGAGGTTCCACTAAGCCCTAAACCTGCTAACACAACCCCTACCACAAAAGCCTTCTTGTATGTTACCTGGACCcagtctttcttctcttcctcagtccttgggggaggagggaagaaagaaaaatgttgggtTAGGCAGGGCAATCAAAAGCAAATGGACGACTAAAGAGCAGGTGTTTTGGAGTCTGATCCTCTACTCCTTCATGGATTACTCACAAGACCAGAGGCAAGATATTTAACCTGTCTGAGTTAATTTATTCAACAATATTGTCTGGAACAATACCTTCCAGACCCTGGAGGAACTTAAGTTTCAGAGGAAACCTTACCCTCAAGGAGCTCATGATCTAGTGGAAGGAACAATCCAGGGGGATCAGTGCTTCACAGAGTCAAAATATATCTGACAAGTTCAGAAGAGACCTGCCCAGCCCGGAATTCGTATGATAGCTGCTATAGAAAATTTCTTCAAGGAGGTGTTAGGTCTCAGAGAAGTATCGGTAAAGTATGTGTAAGTATGAATCATATAAGAAACCAGAAACAGTTCCCTGTTGCTGCAGTGTTAAGTTAGATGGGGAAAAAAGctgatttattatgtttttatttgtaaaataaaggtAACAATTACTAATCTAGGTTGTTCTGAGTAGCAATCAGGTGTTAAGTGTTCAGGTCTTTGTTCTCAACTCCCCTGTTTGCCTGAAGTCTCCAGGGCCTCTCTGCCTTGGCACTGAGAAATGGAACCTAGCAGCTTAGTGAACTCCCACCTGGCTTTTTCTAATCCCCCTTCAAAGCCACGTTCCTGATAgcaaaagtacttttttttcaaTAGGAAGGTTTCGGAAACAGTTTATGAAAATTTAAGAATGTGAGTCAATATTTAGCTACATGAATATCCACTGCAACGCTCTTTATCGTAGTGAAAAAGTGGAAACTGCAGatgaaaaaaagggaaatgatGCTACATTACTGCTAGAGAACATTACTGATGAAGAAAGATGCTTATGTTAAGTgaaaataacatatataaaaataaatctgattcAAGTGTTTACATTTGTCAAAAATCATGATACCCCTTgcaggtggagagatagtacagtgggtagggccctgcATATGATTtacactgggtttgatccctgccatccacTATGGTCTCCccacagcccaccaggagtgatccctgagtatagaaccaggttTAAGTCCAGAGTAGTGCCAGGTATgaccgaaaaaaaaaagttaaggtacCCATAACACATGTGCATTTACTGAATAAAAAATTTACCTCAAGTAATGGAGgatggtggtccctggcactgttaAAAATGTTCCTAGAATGGTAGCTTGGATTTAGTTTAAAGAACTGaagtacaggctttgcatgtggagacctctggtcaattcctggcaccacatggtcgcTGAAGTACTGCTTGGGAACCCCCACAACCAGAAAAAGGGAAGATTTCTTCCCCCCAACAAATTTGGTGCCATCATAATGGTGTGTGTGAATGTCTTGGTTGATGCTTCAAGAACCGACAATGCCAAAAAGAAAGGCAAACATTAGATTTATATTAGGTTTTGTTGTTCTAAAGTCATTATTTAGTTTGTAACTGTGGTGATGAAACATGGTGATATTGGTGAATCTGAAATCACTGATGATCAAAGAAATGGGGAAATTGTTTTGAATCTCAAAGGCAGGTTAAATGAGCATGGAGTGATCAGCCCCAGATTTGATGAGCAACACAAATatctagaaaaaatgaaataacctGTTCCCATCCGGTTAGATCTGAATTTTAACATGTAACATGTTAGTTTTATTGTATGGACAATCTCAGCAGGCATCACAAACTATGAAGAGGCAAGATAAAAACAAGCCAGTGGGAAAATCCCAAGATTATTTTTTTAGTAATGTAATACAAACATGCAAATAAGATGCCTCAATAGACAAAAAACAGGCTAATAGTCAATAAATATTGAACTCTATGTAATGCTATGCATGCCAAAGATCATTtggtgactgaaacccaaccataaagttttgtaactatatctcatagtcattcaattaaaaaaaatccagaacccaatcactgtcatgctcacagccaatctccatGGGCTcgaacaagcctcatccatgagtgagtctgttgaaaaactcagatatgcgggttttgtgaccgaaatctccaggctctcatggagttgggGGTGGGCGCCTCCCTACAttcccctgttcttccaggaccctggcagtcacgcccacgaacTACCTCTTGTGCCATAGAAGCTCATTAACCgtcatataaactcattaaccagccatgatccagagactcacaaataaatcttggaagaaatcaacaagttgcagagatgcctcagaccccaaagtcaccattcagttaaatatttaacccAGCTGTattaccttatttaaaattttagaattcctggagcatgtagccgtatgacatctcatactctatactaccgatgtaccaggagtagcacacattgGATATGAcataaggtagaaggcaaccaatatcaatttaaaaatatcagcacacaaggctcagcctataacatgttagtaatctcatacAAGGACTCTATGTCTCCAGGTGAGAtgcaacagtcttcacacactttcttctacagaaaactttcttgataatttttagagaattattcataacaagcaatacaaaataaattatttagggcctgcttttggggcaggcttgggtggtggttgggaaaattcaaaataggtTGATGGGTAAGATATAattgtggtgttggaatactgaattttaaattattgtgaaccttataaaaatagaattttaaaaaaccacaaaGATCATTTTGTATAGGGATGTATGCAACTTAAACatcattaaaatatcaaatgatgGATAAAAGCATAGATTTGTAACAAAGTATATATAGCATTGTTAACATTTGTAGTATCTATGTGGTGAGTTTATGGGTATTTactgtacaattttttttcttttgtttgggggcacacccagcagtattgtGGGCTTAGTCCTGGAtatgcacttaggaatgactcctgatgagattgggggaccatatgggatgctgaaatgaacacaggtcagtcacatacatggcaaatgacctacccactgtacattctTTACAGTCTTtacaattaatttaattaattacaattaattaatctttacaattaaaaaatacagtccctgtatttcagtattttctgtaataaaatatggggaagttggggccggagcgatagcacagcgggtagggcgtttgccttgcatgcggccgaccagggttcgatccccggcatcccatatggtcccccaagcaccgccaggagtaattcctgagtgcaaagccaggagtaacccctgagcatcgctgggtgtgacccaaaaagcaaaaaaaataaaataaaataaaataaaatatggggaagaatgtgtgttttgtgtgtacatgtatacatGATACATAGTAAATATACATAATACACATACACCTGATAGAGAAAAGTCCTGAGAGGGTTTCTGCCAACATGTCAGTACTAGTTATCTCTGGGTGGAATTTTCTTTACTCCGATTgagttctttaaaaattcttttgtattttctaatttctctccAGTGAACAATGCTTTTCACTTTCAAAAGTCATAATAGTATCTTTAGTAATGCATGCTAAACTACATAGGGACAAAGTATCCGAttcataatttactttaaaatggcTCAACAAATGCTAAATGTGGCAAACTATCAATAATTGTTGATTCCTAAGTCAATGGTTCTAAACCATGGTACACAAATAAAATCACTCCTCAGGTTCAGGCTGTGTCCCAGACAAACTAAATTAAAGTCTTGGGATAGGTCCTAGAcatcaccattttttaaaaagctccctAACCTATTCCAATGTATTGCTGCTTATCAACTAATTAAGAACCAGCTGGCTAAGTGGCAGGCATATGGGTGTctgttatatttttgttattctggatatttgagatttttcactattttaaggtaatatatgtgtgtatatatatgtgtgtatatatatatgtgtgtgtgtgtgtgtgtgtgtgtgtgtgtgtgtgtgtgtatgtgtataaagcAAACCCTCCCCTCTGCCACTTGGAGGAGACTTCAAATTAGTTAGCTCTCTACAGCGTCCTCTTTCCCATCCTCCTAGCAGACAACTGTCAAGCAGGCGGCTCTGCTGAAACCTGGCTAGACCCCACATATGCCCGTCCCTCTAAGAGTCAGTCCTtgatctccctccctctccctctttccagcTGCAGGCTTCAGAAATGGCCTGAGTCTCTTGGATTTTTCACACCCAACTCTCAGCTCAGCTAATGTCTCCCAGGAGAACCCTCTAGCCCACCAtgtctctctcctgcctccatgTAGTCTCAGAATAAAGGTTCTGATTTATTTCTCAGTACATTGCAGCCTATCAGAAACAGATCATCTAATACTCTGAATTCATTCTTTGGCCCTGACCTTGATATCCTATCATGTGAATCCTCAGAAGACATCAAGAACTTCAATCCCAGCTCTCTATTCCTTTCTAGTTAGGAGATCTTGAGCAAGGAACATAATTCTATGCCTCAGATTACTCTGTAAAATAAGATTGCTGGTAACTAGCTATTCAAAAGTTGTTTTAAGATTTCAATTAGTTTAAATACAAATTGCTTAATCTAACATTAACTTAAGTGGTcactgtggtgttggaacattttatgcttGAAACACTATCATTGATAGTACtacggctggagagatagtactgtaagtaaggcacttgccttgcatgtagctgacccagattccatccctggcaccacatatggtccctagagcccaccaggagtcatccccgaatACAGatcgaggagtaagccctgagtatagctgggtgtggcacaaaaaccaaaaccaaaaccaaactaaaaaatacTACTACATATTGtgttgcattaatttttttaaaattaaaacgaGACCAGGGAGAAGTTCAAAGGGATAGTGGGCTAGTATATATGCATGGCAGAGGCCCgattttgatccctgatatcacaATGATATCCCTGACCAACACAGGGAGTGACCTTGaaacaccaagccaggagcacCACCTTAGTActaccagtgtggcccccaaaccagaataaAATAGCTTAAAACAGTAACTGTCAGAGGTTGGAAACATAGTAAAGTTATAAGGCACTCAGGTGCTCAGAGCATGTTACTAtccagagccaagactaagctctGTGCACTGCCCCCTGTAGCCTCAAACAAAAAACGTGGCTTCACAAGACCaagtcttttttttgttgttctgggcACAGGcttcttgctctatgctcaggaatcactactggcagtgctcagtggtgccTGTGATTGAACCATggacaactgcatgcaaggcaaatgccttaatccctgcagTTTCTCTGGCACCAAGACTTATTAAATGTTAGATATTATAATCATCCAAATAGAGGCTAGCTCTAAAATCCACTTTGCTAAATTGTTGGGCATTATTTGAAAAGCAACCAGAATAGCACAAATGTAATACCTATAGAACTACTTTATAGATGCCCCAAAGCAACATTTTATCATAGTTACTTCTATatgtatgttaatatatatacatgtatctgtGTTTTCTATGCATATATTCCCTTTggtgaataatttaaaaataaattttagatatgGTGATATTAAATGCTTGGCATGTATTGCTTATTGTCACAGCTGAAAAAAGCAATAATTCACCTTTAAGGCTCAGTTTACATTCAGGTTTTCCCTGTTTCATAAACGTCTTTTAGggttatttttatcaaattaggCTCTCATCAATGAGTAAGCATTGATTTTGGCTGGCATTTTTCTTAAATCTCTGAAATCTATAATTATACACCATTTGTGTTGCTTTTATTCATGTTCATATTAATATTCCATTCTTTCATCTCCTCTAAAAAATCCATCAGAAAAGCAAGTATTCATCTATGGTGAAATTTGTCTATCATAACTTTGGAGCCATTCTTCCCTAGAGAGGTAGGCTAAGCCTACAATCCTTCAGTGTATTCTTTCAGATACAGCGAAGGACTAGAAGGAGGTAGAGGTAAATACCTGGCCTGGAGCTCCAGGGAGCGCTGTTTTCCTGACACCAGGAAGGTCCGAGGCAGATTGAGGTTGGAGCTTTCCTTTAGCTGAATGGAGAAATAAGGTAGAATGGTAAGGCCTACTGAGTTCAAAAGGACCCTTCCCTCTCAGGGTCAGAGTAAGAATGTCTTTGTTCCTCATCACCAAGGTCCCACTTCAGGTCCCTCTTTCCCGCTTCCTGGTGCTTACCTCCATACCATCTACATCAATGCGTGCCCGCACGCTAAACTTCTGGCCAAGGAGCCGCAGCCTGGGCACGCAGTAAAGGAGGCGGTCGTTGAACTAGGAAGAAAAAGGTTTGGTACATATGTGTGGAAGATATGGGATGGTTGGGGTTACCCTTTGAATCTTCATCGCTTCAATATATGGAAACAACATAGGCCAAAAGCCAGAGGGATACTACAGGACATGGCACTTGGTCTTGTATATGGCCAACTTTGATTCAATCTCCTGCACTACATAAAGTCCCTggagtagcaccaggagtgacccctgagcacagagccaggagtaactcctgagcaccactaggtgtggccctactCCACAAAATAACATAGCCCATGTTGAGCACAAAgtttgcaaaaaaaaacccaacaaggTATGGGGAATCACTTCCGAGTTGGGTAGTTTT contains these protein-coding regions:
- the TSR2 gene encoding pre-rRNA-processing protein TSR2 homolog isoform X1 — translated: MAGAGEDSLALFAAGVRAALETWPALQIAVENGFGGVHSQEKAVWLGDAIEEYFMRNADLELDEVEDFIGELMTNEFDTIVEDGSLTQVSQQLQTMFHYFQKGDGAALRDMVSHIIQRKCRVRATTLTAAKDDDNDVDSVEEMEVTTTSNGEATNGLCSQPDSSRPDFESIKEEDIVEDGWTIVRRKK
- the TSR2 gene encoding pre-rRNA-processing protein TSR2 homolog isoform X2; the protein is MAGAGEDSLALFAAGVRAALETWPALQIAVENGFGGVHSQEKAVWLGDAIEEYFMRNADLELDEVEDFIGELMTNEFDTIVEDGSLTQKGDGAALRDMVSHIIQRKCRVRATTLTAAKDDDNDVDSVEEMEVTTTSNGEATNGLCSQPDSSRPDFESIKEEDIVEDGWTIVRRKK